A DNA window from Planctomycetota bacterium contains the following coding sequences:
- a CDS encoding DUF4397 domain-containing protein, translated as MLRRNALFAAAAIAGTATIATADVRVAHLSPNTPTVDVLAGLTGGDKGLLFDAASYPSVTDYLPVPTGNYDIDVVLDSDNSVVGIDVDNFPIDADTDYTIAAVGLLGGTPALQPLPLIDDNHIDPNNARVRFVHASSNAPTVDIFVAGSTDPLFDAVDQFTSGGYVTVPGGSYDLEVLLDANPAAGSVLDVPGVTVEAGKVYTIYAIGLVGDTDTPLAALVSVDAAIPEPASLSALALGGLLLRRRR; from the coding sequence ATGCTTCGCCGAAACGCCCTGTTTGCCGCCGCTGCCATCGCCGGCACCGCCACTATCGCCACCGCCGACGTTCGCGTCGCCCACCTTTCACCCAACACTCCCACCGTCGATGTACTCGCCGGCCTGACAGGCGGTGACAAGGGGCTGCTCTTCGACGCCGCGAGTTACCCAAGCGTCACCGATTACCTCCCGGTACCGACCGGCAACTACGACATCGACGTCGTACTCGACTCCGACAACTCCGTGGTCGGCATCGACGTCGACAACTTCCCGATCGACGCGGATACGGATTACACCATCGCGGCGGTCGGTCTGCTCGGCGGGACGCCGGCCCTGCAACCGCTGCCGCTCATCGATGACAACCACATCGACCCGAACAACGCCCGCGTCCGTTTCGTCCACGCATCGAGCAACGCCCCCACGGTCGATATCTTTGTCGCCGGCTCGACCGATCCGCTCTTCGACGCGGTCGATCAGTTCACCTCGGGCGGCTACGTCACCGTTCCGGGAGGCAGCTACGACCTTGAAGTTCTCCTTGACGCCAACCCGGCCGCCGGCTCCGTCCTCGACGTTCCCGGCGTGACCGTCGAGGCCGGCAAGGTGTACACGATCTACGCCATCGGCCTCGTGGGGGACACCGACACCCCGCTCGCGGCACTCGTCAGCGTCGACGCCGCGATCCCCGAGCCGGCATCGCTCAGTGCGCTAGCACTTGGTGGCTTGCTCCTGCGTCGCCGACGCTGA